A DNA window from Streptomyces canus contains the following coding sequences:
- a CDS encoding DUF317 domain-containing protein, whose product MPTYNPQTKPSPDPTEAPLHPHHPSEPSDPDSPDPVYWVTPRHLAGDDGALAERIGDTLAGLGWRMWPTSRHTLLYVSPDELRGAEWILAAYPFELGGLPVAWQLSARPDATSVVPAWNAYFTAGVPFEAITDLLVAIDAREAPDLGSEGSETVLNALSARGWIRDVDRPRTTATDPGFSCNVSLEMLPPLIQDADPRPDLVGWQAWAEPIVSAPYLWCASFSTSAPHELVAAFVASLASPAPVLRRTVPASAEGRLTVVRRS is encoded by the coding sequence ATGCCAACGTACAACCCCCAGACGAAACCTTCCCCTGATCCCACGGAGGCGCCCCTGCACCCGCACCACCCCAGCGAACCCTCCGATCCCGACTCGCCGGACCCGGTGTACTGGGTCACCCCGCGCCATCTGGCGGGTGACGACGGGGCCCTCGCCGAACGGATCGGCGACACCCTGGCTGGCCTCGGCTGGCGCATGTGGCCTACCTCCCGTCACACCCTGCTGTACGTCAGCCCAGACGAGCTGCGCGGCGCCGAATGGATCCTCGCGGCCTACCCGTTCGAACTGGGCGGTCTCCCGGTTGCCTGGCAGTTGAGCGCCCGCCCGGATGCCACCTCCGTGGTGCCGGCGTGGAACGCGTACTTCACGGCCGGCGTCCCGTTCGAGGCGATCACCGATCTCCTCGTGGCGATCGACGCCCGCGAGGCACCCGACCTCGGCTCCGAGGGGTCGGAGACGGTCCTCAACGCCCTGAGTGCCCGGGGCTGGATCCGCGATGTGGACCGCCCCCGCACCACCGCCACGGATCCCGGCTTCTCCTGCAACGTCTCCTTGGAGATGCTGCCGCCACTCATCCAGGACGCCGACCCGCGCCCCGACCTGGTGGGCTGGCAGGCATGGGCGGAACCCATCGTCAGCGCCCCCTATTTGTGGTGTGCCAGCTTCAGCACCAGCGCCCCCCATGAGCTGGTGGCGGCGTTCGTCGCCTCGCTCGCCTCACCGGCTCCGGTGCTCCGCCGAACCGTCCCTGCGAGCGCCGAAGGGCGACTCACCGTGGTCCGTCGCAGCTAA
- a CDS encoding relaxase/mobilization nuclease domain-containing protein has translation MIAKIRSGKETAGLIRYLFDTKNAKDHTDPHLVASWDGFAPDPGRADDFDATRSLLVADLDLHVKQARRLGRAPEQHVWHCSIRAAETDRILSDEEWADIARRVVAATGIAPEGDSDGCRWVAVRHAPDHIHIAATKVRADLRTARHWNDYLTADRELAAIEKEYGLFEVVRGDRTAAKRTTRAEQEKARRAGQEKPARERLRATVRTAVAAATSVEEFVHLLNHLDGVLVEVVHFPSGDVRGYKVASEDTTTADNEPVWFSGSELAPDLSFPKIQKRLESIDPQSADKPGRRRPNPWHQATAAAERIPHHLDQTDDEASQAHLAAFGEALDALPLLAPQPLRPQLREAATAFERATRSRIMAEHHHARALRGAVRAIVREPASKDGAVLAMFLDAAILVVVAAARWHQLRHHDQQVAAAQQTLVHLQAAYDQAAAAPLAALAQRQPPQQAVERQIRRLRQAVPEHAEQIIEDPAFAALTAALAEAEAAGHDPERLLQQVADQRALNDARRPARVLAWRIQRLSERPAPSAQARAAQAHSPAWGDSAARRPDAPEHTAAAAPAPQPSQARRR, from the coding sequence ATGATCGCGAAGATCCGCAGCGGCAAGGAAACCGCCGGACTGATCCGGTACCTGTTCGACACGAAGAATGCCAAGGACCACACCGACCCCCATCTGGTCGCCTCCTGGGACGGCTTCGCCCCCGACCCCGGCCGCGCCGACGACTTCGACGCCACCAGGAGCCTCCTCGTGGCCGACCTCGACCTGCACGTCAAGCAGGCCCGACGGCTCGGCCGCGCGCCCGAGCAGCACGTGTGGCACTGCTCGATCCGCGCCGCCGAGACTGACCGCATCCTCAGCGACGAGGAATGGGCCGACATCGCCCGCCGCGTCGTGGCGGCCACCGGCATAGCACCGGAAGGCGATTCGGACGGATGCCGCTGGGTCGCCGTCCGCCACGCCCCCGACCACATCCACATCGCTGCCACCAAGGTCCGGGCGGATCTGCGCACCGCCCGTCACTGGAACGATTACCTCACCGCAGACCGTGAACTCGCTGCCATTGAGAAGGAATACGGCCTGTTCGAAGTGGTCCGCGGTGACCGCACCGCTGCGAAGCGGACCACCCGTGCCGAGCAGGAGAAGGCCCGCCGCGCCGGCCAGGAGAAGCCCGCCCGCGAACGGCTGCGCGCCACCGTGCGCACCGCTGTGGCCGCCGCCACCAGCGTGGAGGAGTTCGTCCACCTGCTCAACCACCTCGACGGCGTGCTCGTCGAGGTCGTCCACTTCCCCTCGGGTGACGTGCGCGGCTACAAGGTCGCCAGCGAAGACACCACCACCGCCGACAACGAGCCCGTCTGGTTCTCCGGCTCCGAACTCGCCCCGGACCTCTCCTTCCCCAAGATCCAAAAGCGCCTGGAGAGCATCGACCCACAGTCCGCTGACAAGCCAGGCCGGCGCAGGCCCAACCCCTGGCACCAGGCCACCGCCGCCGCCGAACGCATCCCCCACCACCTCGACCAGACGGACGACGAAGCCTCCCAGGCCCACCTCGCCGCCTTCGGCGAAGCCCTCGACGCCCTCCCCCTCCTCGCACCCCAGCCCCTGCGCCCCCAACTCCGAGAGGCGGCGACCGCGTTCGAGCGCGCCACTCGCTCCCGCATCATGGCCGAACATCACCACGCCCGCGCACTGCGCGGCGCGGTACGGGCGATCGTCCGCGAGCCCGCCTCCAAGGACGGCGCCGTCCTGGCGATGTTCCTGGACGCGGCGATCCTCGTGGTCGTTGCCGCTGCCCGCTGGCACCAGCTCCGCCACCACGACCAGCAGGTCGCCGCCGCCCAGCAGACACTGGTCCACCTCCAGGCCGCCTACGACCAAGCCGCAGCCGCACCCCTGGCCGCCCTCGCGCAGCGCCAGCCACCTCAGCAGGCCGTGGAACGGCAGATCCGCCGCCTACGCCAGGCCGTGCCCGAGCATGCGGAGCAGATCATCGAAGATCCCGCTTTCGCGGCTCTCACCGCCGCCCTCGCCGAGGCAGAAGCAGCCGGACACGACCCGGAACGGCTCCTCCAGCAGGTCGCCGACCAGCGTGCCCTGAACGACGCCCGCCGCCCCGCACGAGTCCTGGCCTGGCGCATCCAACGCCTCAGCGAAAGGCCGGCACCCAGCGCACAAGCCCGTGCAGCACAAGCCCACAGCCCAGCCTGGGGCGACAGCGCAGCACGGCGCCCCGACGCTCCAGAGCACACGGCAGCAGCCGCCCCGGCCCCGCAGCCGTCGCAGGCTCGGCGGCGCTGA